Proteins encoded within one genomic window of Sphaerotilus montanus:
- a CDS encoding DUF1328 domain-containing protein — MLHYTVVFLVIALIAAVLGFGGIAAGAAGIAKILFLVFLVFAAISFVVGLTRKG; from the coding sequence ATGCTGCACTACACCGTCGTTTTCCTGGTCATCGCGCTGATCGCTGCCGTGCTCGGCTTTGGTGGCATTGCCGCCGGAGCGGCCGGCATCGCCAAGATCCTGTTCCTGGTGTTCCTGGTCTTTGCGGCCATCTCCTTCGTGGTCGGCCTCACGCGCAAGGGCTGA
- a CDS encoding zinc-binding metallopeptidase family protein: MRPYTCPKCQHSLFFENTECLNCGAILGFDPVGMQMVAFDPPGVPDAPWPLLADAGPPMQPCRTRLEYSACNWMVSDNDPQQLCQSCRLTATRPDLSVAGHRQMWAEYEQAKRRLVYGLLRIGLKPEPKQDPGDDQGLAFHFLASQPGQPPVMTGHDRGTIILSLDEADSVHRESVRSDFGEPWRTLLGHVRHETSHYLQHRWIETDSAATSLFREVFGDERADYGQALARHHADGPPADWPQHYISSYASSHPHEDWAETCAHVLLVQDAVETAQSWGLSLSSPVANSQSSADLLDAQSWSDLLLSQWLPVAQFLNAINRSIGVADSYPFLMPSQVVRKMSTAARLLRGAAQRNA; encoded by the coding sequence ATGCGCCCTTACACCTGCCCGAAGTGCCAGCACAGCCTCTTCTTCGAGAACACCGAGTGCCTGAACTGCGGCGCCATCCTGGGTTTCGACCCCGTGGGGATGCAGATGGTGGCCTTCGATCCGCCAGGTGTGCCTGACGCACCGTGGCCGCTTCTGGCGGATGCTGGGCCGCCGATGCAGCCCTGCCGCACCCGCCTGGAGTATTCGGCCTGCAACTGGATGGTCTCGGACAACGATCCGCAACAGCTCTGCCAGAGCTGCCGGCTCACCGCGACCCGGCCGGACCTGAGCGTCGCGGGCCACCGCCAGATGTGGGCCGAATACGAGCAGGCCAAGCGCCGTCTGGTCTATGGCCTGCTGCGGATCGGGCTGAAGCCCGAGCCCAAGCAGGATCCCGGCGACGACCAGGGGCTGGCCTTTCACTTCCTGGCGTCTCAGCCCGGCCAGCCGCCCGTGATGACGGGGCACGACCGCGGAACCATCATCCTGAGCCTGGACGAGGCCGACAGCGTGCACCGCGAGTCGGTCCGGTCCGACTTCGGCGAGCCATGGCGCACCCTGCTGGGCCACGTGCGCCACGAAACCAGCCACTACCTGCAACACCGCTGGATCGAGACCGACAGTGCAGCGACCAGCCTCTTTCGCGAGGTGTTCGGTGACGAACGCGCCGACTACGGTCAGGCCCTGGCCCGGCACCATGCGGACGGCCCGCCGGCGGACTGGCCCCAGCACTACATCAGCAGCTACGCCAGTTCGCATCCCCACGAGGACTGGGCCGAGACCTGCGCCCACGTGCTGCTGGTGCAGGACGCGGTCGAGACGGCGCAGTCCTGGGGGCTGTCGCTGTCCAGTCCGGTCGCCAATTCCCAGTCGTCGGCCGACCTGCTCGATGCTCAGTCGTGGAGCGATCTGCTGCTGTCCCAGTGGCTTCCCGTGGCGCAGTTCCTGAACGCCATCAACCGGAGCATCGGCGTGGCGGACAGCTACCCCTTCCTCATGCCGTCGCAGGTGGTCCGGAAGATGTCCACCGCCGCCCGGCTGTTGCGGGGCGCGGCGCAGCGCAATGCCTGA
- a CDS encoding FAD-dependent monooxygenase: MSAATAPDSAASPAPDCVDVLIAGAGPTGLSTALALAPLGLRVRLVDPQDAATLADPPPDGRELALTHRTEALLRDWGVWDRLPAAARAPLHAAAVSTGGQAASLHLDASHARSTLPFPFKPPFPLPPLPRLPVPSILRDLIGPGAPGVASAERLGTLVSQNALRRALWQRCTEFPERITVSERTRLEDFSRDADGVTVTLAGPDGPRQVRASLLVAADGRLSGARRMAGLVADLHDFGRSAIVGRLRHTRPHDAVAREAFHLGHTLAVLPLADAPDDGTGRPLHQSSFVVTAPSELARQWMAQPIEDYAHTVAGWLGGQLGDLTPAPGDESRRHLYPLVATWAPRLVTDRVALVGDAAVGMHPVTAHGFNLGLYSAETLARHLKARARGDVVPDPADPVALAAYDREHRDTARWIFHGTNAIVRLFTDDRPAARLVRQATLHLAERLPPVKALIVRQLVDA, translated from the coding sequence GTGTCCGCCGCCACCGCCCCTGACTCCGCTGCTTCCCCCGCCCCCGACTGTGTCGACGTGCTGATCGCTGGCGCCGGCCCGACCGGCCTGTCCACCGCGCTGGCACTGGCGCCGCTGGGCTTGCGCGTGCGGCTGGTCGATCCGCAGGACGCCGCGACGCTGGCCGATCCGCCGCCAGACGGCCGAGAACTCGCGCTGACCCACCGGACCGAGGCGCTGCTGCGCGACTGGGGTGTCTGGGACCGCTTGCCGGCCGCGGCCCGCGCACCGCTGCACGCCGCCGCGGTCAGCACGGGCGGGCAAGCCGCGTCGCTGCACCTCGATGCGTCGCATGCACGTTCCACGCTGCCGTTCCCGTTCAAGCCGCCGTTCCCGCTGCCACCGCTGCCCCGCCTGCCGGTGCCGTCGATCCTGCGCGACCTGATCGGCCCGGGTGCGCCGGGGGTGGCGAGTGCCGAGCGGCTCGGCACACTGGTGTCGCAGAACGCGCTGCGCCGCGCGCTGTGGCAGCGCTGCACCGAGTTCCCCGAACGCATCACGGTCTCCGAGCGCACCCGCCTGGAGGACTTCAGCCGCGACGCCGACGGCGTGACCGTGACGCTCGCCGGTCCGGACGGCCCGCGGCAGGTGCGCGCCTCGCTGCTGGTGGCTGCCGACGGCCGGCTGTCCGGCGCCCGCCGCATGGCCGGGCTCGTCGCCGACCTGCACGACTTCGGCCGCAGCGCCATCGTCGGCCGCCTGCGCCACACCCGGCCGCACGACGCCGTCGCCCGCGAGGCGTTCCACCTCGGCCACACACTGGCGGTGCTGCCGCTGGCCGACGCGCCCGACGACGGCACCGGCCGGCCGCTGCACCAGTCGTCCTTCGTCGTCACCGCGCCAAGCGAACTGGCGCGGCAGTGGATGGCCCAGCCGATCGAGGACTACGCGCACACGGTGGCCGGCTGGCTCGGCGGGCAACTCGGCGACCTCACCCCCGCGCCGGGCGACGAATCGCGCCGACACCTCTACCCGCTGGTGGCGACCTGGGCGCCGCGGCTGGTCACCGACCGGGTCGCACTGGTCGGTGACGCCGCGGTCGGCATGCACCCGGTCACCGCACACGGCTTCAACCTTGGCCTCTACAGCGCCGAGACGCTGGCGCGCCACCTCAAGGCGCGTGCGCGGGGCGACGTGGTGCCGGACCCCGCCGACCCCGTCGCACTGGCCGCCTACGACCGCGAACACCGCGACACCGCCCGCTGGATCTTCCACGGCACCAACGCCATCGTGCGCCTGTTCACCGACGACCGGCCCGCGGCCCGGCTGGTGCGGCAGGCCACGCTGCACCTCGCCGAGCGGCTGCCGCCGGTCAAGGCGCTGATCGTGCGGCAGCTCGTGGACGCATGA
- a CDS encoding antitoxin Xre/MbcA/ParS toxin-binding domain-containing protein: MTALHPAAPPPAATAHRLAYRPTHGVDDFVRQIAQATPLELVEIERHGVAGIFLKDLSRRMQIPATRMFTMLGVPKATAEKKSAAGESLSGSGGQAAIGVARLLSIAQAIVSNSTAPEAADFDAAKWLGQWLECPQPALGGRKPGDLIDTPTGIEVVSRLLGAIESGAYQ, translated from the coding sequence ATGACCGCACTGCACCCCGCCGCGCCCCCACCCGCCGCCACCGCCCACCGGCTCGCCTACCGCCCGACCCACGGCGTCGACGACTTCGTCCGGCAGATCGCCCAGGCCACACCGCTGGAGCTGGTCGAGATCGAGCGCCACGGCGTGGCCGGGATCTTCCTGAAAGACCTGTCCCGGCGCATGCAGATCCCGGCGACCCGCATGTTCACGATGCTCGGCGTGCCCAAGGCGACGGCGGAGAAGAAGTCGGCCGCGGGTGAATCCCTGAGCGGCAGTGGCGGACAGGCCGCGATCGGCGTGGCCCGGCTGCTGAGCATCGCGCAGGCGATCGTCAGCAACTCGACCGCGCCAGAGGCGGCCGATTTCGACGCGGCGAAGTGGCTCGGGCAGTGGCTCGAATGCCCGCAACCCGCACTCGGCGGGCGCAAGCCGGGTGACCTGATCGACACGCCGACGGGCATCGAGGTGGTGTCGCGGCTGCTGGGGGCGATCGAGAGTGGGGCGTACCAGTGA
- a CDS encoding RES family NAD+ phosphorylase — translation MILWRIAADTRRYAADDLSGGGAAAYPGRWNDEQQPVLYTAPTIAIAVLETAAHLDDHGLPLNRYLVRIDVPEDVWARRETLDVAALPVTWASIPAGRASVKIGAEWLASMRSAVLLVPSVIVPEESAALVNTRHPQAQGLRAGIVRRFEYNRLFRAG, via the coding sequence GTGATCCTGTGGCGCATCGCGGCGGACACGCGCCGCTACGCCGCCGATGACCTGAGCGGTGGTGGCGCGGCGGCCTACCCAGGGCGGTGGAACGACGAGCAGCAGCCGGTGCTCTACACCGCGCCGACGATCGCCATCGCCGTGCTCGAAACCGCGGCGCACCTGGATGACCACGGTTTGCCGCTGAACCGCTATCTGGTGCGGATCGACGTGCCGGAGGACGTGTGGGCGCGGCGCGAGACGCTGGACGTGGCCGCGCTGCCGGTGACGTGGGCGTCGATTCCGGCGGGGCGGGCCAGCGTGAAGATCGGGGCGGAGTGGCTCGCCTCGATGCGGTCAGCGGTGCTGCTGGTGCCGTCGGTGATCGTGCCGGAGGAGTCGGCGGCGCTGGTGAACACGCGGCATCCGCAGGCGCAGGGGCTGCGGGCGGGGATCGTGCGGCGGTTTGAGTACAACCGGTTGTTCAGGGCGGGGTGA